TCAAGACCGACCGAAAAGGCTGCCAGCGCGTTGAGCACGTTGTGGCGCCCCGGCACACCGAGCCGCACGCCGGGATAGCTCTCGCCGAACGCCTCGACTGTAAAAACGCTACCGCCCTCACAGGCTTCGAGGTCCGAAGCCATCACATCGGCAGGCTCTTCGATGCCGAAGGTGGTGTAACGGCGGTTCAGGCGCGAAATCAGGCTCCGGATTTCCGGCCAGTCCACGCAGCAGATCACGCGGCCGTAAAACGGCACCTTGTTGGCGAACGCCGCGAAGCTGTCGCGCAGGTTGTCCATCGTGCCGTAGGTGTCCATGTGCTCCGATTCGAGGCTGTTGACAACGGCGATGGTGGGGGTGAGCTTCAGAAATGCCCGGTCGTACTCGTCGGCCTCGATCACCATGTGCCGCCCCTCGCCGACCACCGTGCTGCCCTTCAGGTAGTCCGACACGCCACCGATCATTACGGTCGGGGACTGCCCGGATTCGAGCAGCATGGTCGCGATCATGGCCGTGGTGGTGGTCTTGCCGTGGGTGCCGGAGACGCAGATGCCGACTTTGTAGCGCATCAGCTCGCCAAGCATCTCGTCGCGCTTGATGACCGGAATGCCCTGCTTCTCAGCGGCCTGAATCTCCACATTGCTCTCGGGGCGCACAGCCGAGGAGTAGACCACCACATCGCTCATGCCGACATGTTCGGCCTCATGGCCCTGCCACACGACAGCGCCAAGCTCGCGCAGCTTGTCGATCACCTCGCCCGAAGCCAGGTCGGAGCCGCTGACCGAAAAGCCCGATTTCAGCAACAGTTCGGCGATGGCACTCATGCCCGCCCCACCGATGCCGACGATATGCACATTCCTCGTTCTGCCCAGCTCCATAGTGACTCCCACTCCTTACGATTTTGATAGCGCAAT
This portion of the Chlorobaculum parvum NCIB 8327 genome encodes:
- the murC gene encoding UDP-N-acetylmuramate--L-alanine ligase, with amino-acid sequence MELGRTRNVHIVGIGGAGMSAIAELLLKSGFSVSGSDLASGEVIDKLRELGAVVWQGHEAEHVGMSDVVVYSSAVRPESNVEIQAAEKQGIPVIKRDEMLGELMRYKVGICVSGTHGKTTTTAMIATMLLESGQSPTVMIGGVSDYLKGSTVVGEGRHMVIEADEYDRAFLKLTPTIAVVNSLESEHMDTYGTMDNLRDSFAAFANKVPFYGRVICCVDWPEIRSLISRLNRRYTTFGIEEPADVMASDLEACEGGSVFTVEAFGESYPGVRLGVPGRHNVLNALAAFSVGLEIGLPPEKIIAGLGAYTGMRRRFQMKFKGGNGLLVVDDYAHHPSEVKATVKAARHGWKEHRIVAVFQPHLYSRTSEFAVEFGWALSRADAIYVAGIYPSRERTEDFPGVTGELVAEAARKAGAKEVTFEPDSEQLLDSLRQEAGPDTLILFMGAGDITHLATRFASMCADEGTATGAAG